From the genome of Streptomyces sp. NBC_01304:
GCAGCCAAGTCCGCAGCTCCGCCTCGGGGTACTTGCCGACGCACCGGTAGATAACCGCAGGGCGGTTCCACTCGCCGAGGTATTCCGCGTGGTAGGTGGCGGGGTCCATGGTCGGCAGGTACGGAAACGGCCGCTCCGCGGGATTGCGGTCGCTCTCGTCGTCGATGTCGTAGAGCGCCAGACCGTCCAGGTCGAGGAAGTCCAACCGTGCCAACGTGGCCGCGGTGATCTCCCGTATCCGCTCGGGAGCGGTGCTCAGACGCGGCGGCGTGATGCCGAACAGCAGGATGCCGCTCTCGGCGTCGGCGTTGGTCACCAGCGTCCGGAGAGCCGTGCTGTCTCTGTGGTCGATCATGTCGCGGAAGCTACCAGCTCATTCACCAGGCAGCAGGCGAACGCCGCTCTGTGAGACCGGATTCGACCGCTCTTGCCCGAGGGAACCAAAACAAGGCTCCGATGGAACGACCGCGTTGATCAGATCCACAGGATTTGACAATAACTCGTGGTGGGACTGACCGTCGCTGGTGGTGCCCAGGCGCCACTGGCGGTCAGCCCCACGGCCGCAGGGCATCTGCAGGAGTCCGGTACCAGGCCTGGCGGAGGCGTTCGGGACGGCCAGGCACTGCCGAGAGGCGCTGTTGACCAACTGCTGAGTGCCGCCTGATGCTGCGGTCAAACTCCACTGCTGGGTAGCGGTGGTCCTGCACGGGGCAAGAGTGACGGCGCCACGCGGAGCGCCGGCCGTTAGGCACTGCCCAGTGGCTGCGTTGGCCAACTGCTGGCCCTGGCTGTACACGGCGATGCGGGACCAGTCTGTAGGGGCCTTGGGCAGTTTGAGTGCGGCAATGCCCTGCCGAGTTCCCGAATCGGGACGAAGCCCCCAGGCTGTGAAGTACCCGGTGAGGTCACGACCCGCCGCCTTGCTCGCCTGAACCATGAAAAGGCGCTTACGGGCGGCGTTACTACCTGCCGCCTGCGGGGTAGTCGGCCGAGACACGGCGTGCAGACGGTGGTAGAACGCATCACCGAACAGCAGGCGCAGCTGTTCCAGCATGGTGAACCGGCCGAAGTGGTATTCGCTGCCTTGCATCTCGTCGCCGCCCGCGTCGTCCCAGTCGCGCTGAGTGTAGGGGAGAGACAGATAGGCGAGCGCGTTCTGCCACTCCTCTGGGGTCGCGTGCTCGTTTTGAGTTCCGGGCAGCCGGCGGTCCGCTGCGAGGGCATAGATATTGACGGTGAGCTCTTGCATCGCGTCCCAGCTCCACTTGGCCATCTGCCGCTGGTGGCCCATCTCGTGCCACATACCCCAGGATGTATTGAGGCCCTTCGCGGTCAGCAAGGCCTCGCTGCTCCAGTTGGTCGGCCAGGCAACCCGGTGGTCACCGGCGTTGGCGCTGCCGTTCGCCCGGTACTCCACGATCTGCTGTCGCAACGGACTGGAGGGGACGGCGCCCGCCGCGTTGTTGCCCACGCCGCCGATCGCATCCTCTGCCTCACTGAGTGCGTCGTAGGTCTTGAGCAGTTCGTCCTGGCTGGCCCCGACATGTTTGAGGGCGGTCTTCCGGGTCACGGTCAGGAAGACCCGGCCGCTCTCCAACTGGGCGTACGGGCTCGCGCTGGCCGCCAGCATGGCGCGCCACTGCTCGTTGGTGGTCTCACCGAGCACGTAGTACGGAATGGGATGGGCGGCCTCGCCCAAGGTCACCGTCACCGGGTGTCGGTGAGCCGAGGGCCTGTCGTCGGCGTACCCGAGGTTGATGGGGCCGCCAGCGTAGTCACTGATGATGTTCGTACCGGACTCGAGGTCGTATGTCCTTGGGGCTGGAAGGTCCTTCCCTGTGCGGGTGTCGATGAGACCAGGGTTACCAACGACCACTTGAGGAGCAGGGGTGCCGTCAGCGTAAGGCGCCACGTCGATCCT
Proteins encoded in this window:
- a CDS encoding M60 family metallopeptidase; the protein is MTVTLGEAAHPIPYYVLGETTNEQWRAMLAASASPYAQLESGRVFLTVTRKTALKHVGASQDELLKTYDALSEAEDAIGGVGNNAAGAVPSSPLRQQIVEYRANGSANAGDHRVAWPTNWSSEALLTAKGLNTSWGMWHEMGHQRQMAKWSWDAMQELTVNIYALAADRRLPGTQNEHATPEEWQNALAYLSLPYTQRDWDDAGGDEMQGSEYHFGRFTMLEQLRLLFGDAFYHRLHAVSRPTTPQAAGSNAARKRLFMVQASKAAGRDLTGYFTAWGLRPDSGTRQGIAALKLPKAPTDWSRIAVYSQGQQLANAATGQCLTAGAPRGAVTLAPCRTTATQQWSLTAASGGTQQLVNSASRQCLAVPNASARPGTGLLQMPCGRGADRQWRLGTTSDGQSHHELLSNPVDLINAVVPSEPCFGSLGQERSNPVSQSGVRLLPGE